Below is a genomic region from Paraburkholderia sp. BL23I1N1.
TACGTTACGCGCCATTTCCGGCCTGATTCGCCCGCGTGCCGGACAGATCACGATGGCCGGGCAACTGCTCACCGGATTGCGGGCTCACCAGATCGTGGCGCTGGGTCTCGGTCATGTGCCGGAAGGCCGTCGCATGTTCGGGGCGCTGACCGTCGAAGAAAATCTGCGGCTCGGCGGTTATCTGATCCGGGCCGACGGCGCCTTGCTGGAACAGCGGATGGCCGAGGTCTATCAGACTTTCTCGCGGCTCGGGGAGCGGCGCAGCCAGTTGGCGGGCACGCTCAGCGGTGGCGAACAACAGATGCTGGCGATTGCACGCGCCCTGATGTTGCGGCCCCGCGTCGTCGTGCTGGATGAGCCCTCCATGGGACTGGCGCCAAAGCTGGTCCGGGTGATCTTCGGCATGATTGCCGACATCTGCAATGAAGGCACCTCGATACTGCTCGTCGAGCAGAACGCGCGGCAGGCACTGCGGATTGCGCATCGGGCCTATGTGCTGGAAAGCGGGCGTATCGCGCTTGCGGGGCCTGCGAGGGAGCTGGCGCAGGATAGCCGGGTTCGTGCGGCGTATTTGGGTGGGAGTGCGGTGGCGGCGGAGTGATAAAACAAATTAGGTATTCTGATCTGTTTACATAAACTCACTGAAGCTATCTATTTGCACGGCGGTTTCAAATACCAAGTGCAACAGCTGGGTCGATAACAATTTCCTGCCTGACGCAGTTATCAATGAAGACCTCGCCGGGCCGTCGCAAGTCGAGTGCATCAGCTAAGTTCAGGACGCTTTTCATCTTGGGGGAACGGCCAGATCACTGCCCATCGCAGCAATTGTTTGGACAGCCAGGGGAAAGTTCAATCTCAGCGCGCCGCACCTTTTCAGGTGGCTCGACTGAGCCAAACGGTTTGTCGATCCGTCCACGGACGTCATACGGAACCTGGGTGAGACCGAACTGCATCAGCATGGTTTTTGCAATTTCGGCCCGTTGCGTCACCAGGTTCCTGGGCTCCTTTTCGCTCATCTCAGCCAATCCGCCTATGGAGAGTACTTCTTGTATGGG
It encodes:
- a CDS encoding ABC transporter ATP-binding protein is translated as MGLLEIRDLHVSYGNVEVLHGISLDVAEGEIVALLGSNGAGKTTTLRAISGLIRPRAGQITMAGQLLTGLRAHQIVALGLGHVPEGRRMFGALTVEENLRLGGYLIRADGALLEQRMAEVYQTFSRLGERRSQLAGTLSGGEQQMLAIARALMLRPRVVVLDEPSMGLAPKLVRVIFGMIADICNEGTSILLVEQNARQALRIAHRAYVLESGRIALAGPARELAQDSRVRAAYLGGSAVAAE